TTATTTTTAAATTAAATTCTTATTCCAACATCTGTACACGAAGTAGGTGGCGATTTTGCCTGAAGGCTATTTATCACTCAGAAATATCTATTTTAATATTCACCAAGCAGCTAAAACAGAGTGTAATTTTCCAAAATAAAGCTTGACAAGAATCTTTCCCCCCGTTTGCAACCTGTGTCTTTCTAATGATCTTTTCTGCAATCATTAAAATGCGGGCTGAGTTTCAGCCTTTCCAGCTTGTGAGCTGTTTCACGATACCCACAATCACTCTATCGATAGCTCAGCTAATTCCGAAAACATTACAGATAGAATCTGGGCTTGAGACCCAGCTGAAGACAGTGCTTGCATAACATTCCAATTTTATTTTTGGAAGAAATGTTACCAAATTAATAATTGGTCTGTTGGGTATTTCCCATAGAAAACGTATAATAAACTTTAACAACATTCAATTTCactaaaaatgaaataaaaacaactcACTCGGTTGGTTTGTGCAAATGAGAGGAAGTAACATCCGTAATTATCATAGCTAATTGTCTCATGGGACTCTTCCTTAACCTATATATTAACTCTACTGTAAACCATGTATTGTGGCATTTGAGCCGTAACCTCTTCTGACAGAAAATGCATCAGCCAGCAACTGGTCAGGTGTATGCAATTTACTATCCGATTCTTGCAgctgttggtgtcccaggtaagtgaTAACCTTACCAGTTGTGCACGCCGATGATAAAATGTCTTGTTATTCTTCCTCCATATCTAGTAACTTAATCTGTCTGGGTAGAATGGTTTACCTAATAATCGCATATCCTGTGGTCACCACTCATTGCCTAAACTATCCTATGTTTATATTAGACATTCAAGATAATATTTTATTAAAATGATAGTTATTACATCCTCAACATGGATTGCATTTTTCAAGCAGTCTTTCTAACTGTCTTGCTATCTCATGTTCAGATTGAACTGTACATTAGATTACAAATCTATGTTGATATGTGTTGCATTTTGCTTAATCTTCTATTGGATGTAAATCGATATCCAAAGTCCAAATGTAGGAATATTGAACTTTTGGAAGAAACTATTGTTTTCATTTATCTTCTCTTACTCTGCTATCAGATACCAATGCTTTTTCAACCGATGAAAATCTGCCCATACACACTCCAATAGGGTGAATTATCAGTCTTTTGATAACATAGGTGAGTTAATACATCAGCTAGATGCTGTCCTCACGAGATTGTCCCACTTTCAAGTTTTAAGCTCACTATGGTCATAAGGAAGGACATTGATTGATGTTACTTCCTCCACTGGCATCTTTGAGTTTGGTTCTATAACCTGCATCACAACCTCTGAAATCAATGGAAAGATAGGACAATGAGGATTCCCACATTTCTACATTGATaatgtcctgcatgggagattggataAGAAGGTAGGAGACCATGGGATcccgggcaatttggcaaattggatcccaaattggcttagtggcaggagatagagggtgatggtcgattggaagcctgtgaccagtggtgtcccacaaggatcagtgcgggaacccttgctgtttgtggcatgtattaatgatttagacaagtaaataggaagtatgatcagtaagttcgcagatgacatgaaaactggtggtgtcgtaaatagtgaagaggaaagccttatattacaagacgatatagatggactggtaatatGGTATAGCAGAGCAGTGGTAAacgtaatttaatcctgagaattgtgatgtgatgcattttgagaggactaacaagtcaagggaatatacaatgcttATTAGGAACactggaaatacagagggtcagagggaccttggtgaacttgtccatagatcactgaaggcaatagttgaggtagataagttggtgaggaaggcatatgggatacttgcctttattagccaaggcatagtatataagagcagggaggttatgatggagctgtacaaaatgctagttaggccaaagctggagtactttgtacagttctggtcgccacactataggatctGTGTCTGAGGAACGGAGTTTGTTCctgaccaaagacaatggtttcagtcttccaaaTGTTTATTTAGTGGAAGTTGCGAATCGTCCAACACTGGATGTTTGACAAAACGTTTGTCAACACGATCATCCTACATTGGAAATCCAATAACATATTCGGTTGATTTCACAACTTATCTATTATTCAGGGAAGTGACAAGCCAAAGTGACCATCCCTTCCATGAAGTGTTAATTATgaagttgatttccaaagggagctCAGTTATTTAGATCCCCAAACATTGCCCTAAGTCACCCAATCGTTATATCACATCAGATACTCTTAACTATGTTCATTAACCTTCGCTCACTCTTTACTGTCCTTCCtattccctgttttttttctgcCCATAAGACCACAAGAACTATTTTTTGCCTGTTTGAATAACTGGTGACGTGCCAAATGCCCTTGGGGCGGTACAGCAGTGCTGGTCAGTTTGCGGCATTTCCCTGCTCCCCAAATCTTCTGGCCTTATCTGATGCTTCCATTGCCTTTATGAAGCCACATCCCGTAGTCAATCAGTTTAGTTAACCTGCAGTGCAGGGCGGTGTTGGGGCTGGGGGCGAGCCATCCAGGCGTCTGTTCTTCCCGAAGTTTACTACTGTAGCTGAACAATTTCTGCTTCATTATTTATCAGTTGCAAACCTGAAACTCTTTTTTTTCTATGAAGCTGCATGTTATACTTTGTTTAATTGATTTGATGCTCTTAATTATGTTATTTATTTGATAACGATTTCTCCTAACTTTATTTAAGTCTCAATTCAGAAATTATTTGTGGGTTTCATTTTTACTTTAAAACTTATTTCTAATTCATCACCAATAATTTCTAGATCAGCCTTGATTCTTAAGACTTCCAAATAGCATGCTACATTAGCCCAGATCTTTGATATAATGTATAAACGTTATAATTCGAAAATTACATTTACTTAGAAAATGTATTTCCTCGTTGGATGCAGTTACAAGTAGATTTTGTCACTGCACTAATGCAAAACCAGTGATAGTCAATTGTCAGCCTGATTTACTTTGCTGCTGTGTTTTAATTCCATAGACTTCGATGGACAGAGATTTAAAACAGGTTTTCTACTCGCCTTCATCATTTTGCATTATCAATTACAGTCAATATCTAGGGCGAATATCTAATGTGCACGCACATTGCTTCTTTTCATTAAAGTAGGCTAACAATTCTCTTGCTTTCTACCTTCCTTACAGTTAATatcgtggcgattgtgatcctgtcccagggaaagtgcggtctctccaaatgcatcacctattacctggtggccatggcaacagcggatccaATGGTTGTCATCACTGGCGTCATACTGCATCGAATCGTTGACATTTACTTCCCTGGAAACTATCTGTCTCTTACTCCGATATGTCGGACAAAAACTGCCCTGGTTTATACAACCAGAGACCTGTCTGTCTGGTTAACCGTCACCTTCACTTTTGACCGCTTTATatccatttgttgtcagaagctgaaaactaaatattgcactaaaGAAACAGCATCTGCCGTTGTCGGCACGGTGTTCGCTCTGAGTTGTTTGAAAAACGTCCCGTGTTACTTTCTTTATGAACCTCTGTACATAATTAACAAATTGCCCTGGTATTGCCGGATAAGACCAAGCTTTTATACTTCACCCCTTTGGCTGGCATTTTCTATTCTCGACTGCATAGTGACCCCTTTTCTGCCATTTTGTGTTATTTTGCTGCTCAATGCCCTGACAGTGAGATATATATTAGTGGCCAGCAGAGCACGCAGGACATTGCGGGGCAACACCAGCTCTGTAAATAATCCTGACCCTGAGATGGAGAACAGGAGAAAATCaataattttactcttcagtatatccggcaattTTATACTGCTATGGCTGATGTACACGATCCATTACATGTATTATCGGATTACTAAGACTTACTCTTACACAGGTTACAATGACCCTCTTTATATCCTGCAAGAAACCGGATATATGCTTTTGTTATTGAGCTGCTGCACCAACActtttatttatgcagtgacccagactaaattcagagaggagttaaagaagATGGTGAAATATCCTGTGACATTCAGAttgttaagattttttttttagataatTAGAACAACTATGGAGTTGAAGGTATTATAATACAACTTGGTGtgttggaacataggaaatagcagcaggtGTCCATGCGGCCCATGGAACCTGCTTCATCATTCAATAACTTCACAGTTGATGTTCTAGATTAATTCCACGTTATCGCCCTAGCTCAATATCCCTTGGCTCCTGAGTGTTAAAAAAACTATCAGTATAAGTGTTGAATACGTTCAAGGACTCAATATCCACAGCCCTCTCAGGTCGAGAATTCCAAAAATGCTTAACCCTGTGACTGAAAAATCcttctcttctcagtcctaaattgcaAAACACTTTTAACGAGACCCTGACCGCTGGTTCTGGACTCTGAAGCTGGGGGTTAGCAGTCTATCAGAATCTGCACTGTCAAGTCCTGGAAAAAGTTTATagatttcaatgacatcacctgtcATGCTTCTGAACCCTGGAGGATATAAATACattctgcttaatctctcttctttGGGCAAATGTGTCCTTCAGGAATCAACACAATGAACCTTTATTACATCTGCTCTAAGGTAGGTctattagttttagtttagagatacagcacttaaacaggcccttcggcccaccgagtctgtgccgaccatcaaccacccatttatactaatcctacactaatcccgtattcctatcacatccccacctgtccctatatatttccctaccacctacctatactaggggcaatttataatggccaattaacctatcaacctgcaagtctttggcatgtgggaggaaaccggagtacccggaggaaacccacgcagacacagggagaacttgcaaactccgcacaggcagtaaccagaatcgaacccaggtccctggagctgtgaggctgcagtgctaaccactgcgccactgtgccgcccaggtgaccagaactgtacacagtagtccaggtgtgatctcaccaaatccCAATATAACTGCAGAAAAACTTCCTTAACCGTAGCCGCTATTTCAAGGGCGTTGAAGTGTAGCAaacaatttgctttcctaattgtttgtaCAAGGACACCTAAATCCTTTGGAATAAAAACGTTTATTAATCTCTCACCTTAAACAAAatcttcttttatattcttccaatCCAAGTGGATATTTTCACATTTCCttccattatacttcatctgccaccttcttgcccactcacataacctgtttatatccgtttgcagactctttgcgtcctcctcacatttcactttCTCACCTCGCGTTGTATTGTCAGAAAACTAAGATAAATTACATACCCAATTCATTTTTATAGTTGGAAATAGCTGAGGACCAAGAAATGAACCTTGCAACGTCCCATTAGTTA
This window of the Heterodontus francisci isolate sHetFra1 chromosome 39, sHetFra1.hap1, whole genome shotgun sequence genome carries:
- the LOC137352849 gene encoding probable G-protein coupled receptor 139, whose protein sequence is MHQPATGQVYAIYYPILAAVGVPVNIVAIVILSQGKCGLSKCITYYLVAMATADPMVVITGVILHRIVDIYFPGNYLSLTPICRTKTALVYTTRDLSVWLTVTFTFDRFISICCQKLKTKYCTKETASAVVGTVFALSCLKNVPCYFLYEPLYIINKLPWYCRIRPSFYTSPLWLAFSILDCIVTPFLPFCVILLLNALTVRYILVASRARRTLRGNTSSVNNPDPEMENRRKSIILLFSISGNFILLWLMYTIHYMYYRITKTYSYTGYNDPLYILQETGYMLLLLSCCTNTFIYAVTQTKFREELKKMVKYPVTFRFPKLQNTFNETLTAGSGL